The sequence below is a genomic window from Polaribacter vadi.
ATCATCAACAAAAGTATATCTTGCTGTTGAAGGTGCAATGTTTGCTGTTAAATCATCGGTGTTTTTATAAAGTAAACCTGGGCCAAATGTTAAATATGCAGGTGATAAAAAGTCTGAAACGAGTACTTTAGGATCTGTTTTGTAATTAAAACCTTCTGTAAATTGTGTTCTAAAATTTGTTAGAATTGATAAAAACCAGCTTGGAGATGTTTTAAAACCTAGTAAAGAATTAAATTCAAAACGATCATCGGTTTTTCTATTCCCTTTTTCAGCAATGTGGCTTAATCCAAAACTAGATATTATTCTACCATCCCAGTTAATGTTATTTTTTTTGTAGTTAAAATCATAATTAACATTAAAATTACCAGCAATTGTATTTTCTCCTCCAGAAGCCCAATTAGAAAAAGAAGATTGATTGAATATAAAAGCGAATTTTCCGTCGATTTTCCATTTAGGTACTGGAGCCTCTTTCTTCTTCTTTTGAGCGAAAGTACTCATAGATATTAACAAGAAAAAAAAGAAAATAAACTTATTCACGCGTAATATTTAAGCTAACAAAAATAATGTTATTTAATAAAAAATAAAATTATTTTTTCGATTTATATAATGGTACTGTAGAACATGCTTCACCAAACATAATTGATTTAGCTGTAGGTTGTAATTTTGCAATTAAAAAAGCATACGCAGAATTCGGAATGGGTTTATCTGCACAACCTTTAATTATTACTGGTTTATCTGCAAATTCTTTAAAATCTACAAAACTTAATAACTCTTGATAAATAACGGTTTCTAACAACTCTAAATCTCCAATAACAACTTTATTGGCAAAAGGCGTTAATTCTGCAGCAATTAACATAAATGCCCAAGAAGGTATAATCGCATCTGCAGAACAAGTTATAGCTACAAAACACTTTCGGTATTTAGACCAATCATGGTTTTTTACCAAAACTCTAAAATCTCTTTCTTTTAAAATTAATTCTTGAAAAAGCCAATCTTTAATATCAAACAAGATTCTTTCTCCTTCAGGATAAATTTCTTCGAGGTCAAAAGTTTTAAGAACACTATTGCTAACTCTATTTATAATTTCTTCTTCTTGATTCAATGTTTAAAATTTTAAATTTAAAGTTGTTCTCGATACAATTTCGATGAAAAATCGAAATCACTCGAACTGACATTTACTAAAAAACTGCTACTGCAAACTGCAAACTTTTTTAAAGCATTCCTAATTCCAATTTCGCTTCTTCACTCATCATTTCAGAAGTCCAAGTTGGATCGAAAGTAATTTCTACTTCACAAGAATTAATTTCTTTTAAAGATTTTACTTTTTCTTCGATATCAACAGGCAAACTTTCTGCAACTGGGCAGTTTGGAGATGTTAATGTCATTAATATTTTTGCATTGTTTTCATCCGACACAAAAACATCATAAATTAACCCAAGTTCATAAATATCTACAGGAATTTCTGGATCATAAATAGTTTTTAAAACTCTTATAATTTTATCGCCAATTTCTTCTAATTCTTTATCTGTCATGTTATTTTGCTAATTTTGTTTGTTGCGCAATTGCGTACATTTTTATTTGTTTCACCATCGAAACCAAGCCATTTGCTCTTGTTGGTGATAAATGTTCTTTTAAACCGATTTCGTCTATAAATTTAGTTTCTGCAGTTAAAATATCTGCGGGTTTTTGCCCAGAATAAACTCTTAATAATAACGCTGCAATTCCTTTTGTTAAAATGGCATCACTATCTGCTGTGTATTTTACAGTATCGTTTTCTAATTCAGAAAATAACCAAACTTTAGATTGGCATCCTTTAATTAAATTTTCATCTAATTTATACTCGTCGTTAATTATTGGTAAAGATTTGCCAAGCTCTATAATGTATTCATAACGTTCCATCCAATCATCAAACATAGAAAACTCATCAATAATTTCTTCTTGTATTTCTTTGATAGTCATTTTTAAAACTTATTTTTGCGGTATTGTAAATACCTTTTATAAAAAGGCAAAAATACGATAAAAAAGCATTAAAAAGTGCTTGTAAAGTATTAAAGTATATAGAATATTCATTGTTGTTACTTCGTTTTTAAGAATGATTTAACGTATTAAAATTCTTCTTTTTTAGAAGATTAATTAAAATTTATGAGCAAATTATTAGCAGTTGGTACTGTAGCATTCGATGCAATTGAAACTCCTTTTGGTAAAACCGATAAAATTTTAGGCGGATCTGGAAGTTATATTGGTTTATCAGCAAGTCAATTTGGAGTAGAAACAGGAGTTGTTTCTGTAGTTGGTGGAGATTTCCCAGCATCATATTTAGAAATGTTGAACAATAAAGGGGTTAATACTGATGGTGTTGAAGTTGTAAAAGAAGGAAAAACCTTTTTTTGGAGTGGAAAATATCATAATGATATGAACTCTAGAGATACTTTAATCACAGAATTAAATGTATTAGAAACTTTTACGCCTGTTGTTCCTGAAAACTTTAAAGATGCAGGTATCGTAATGTTGGGTAATTTACACCCTTTAACACAAGCATCTGTTTTAGATCAAATGACAGAAAGACCAAAATTAGTAGTTTTAGATACCATGAATTTTTGGATGGATATTGCTTTAGATGATTTGCATACCGTTTTAAAACGTGTGGATGTTATTACTATTAATGATGAAGAAGCTCGCCAACTTTCTGGAGAATATTCTTTGGTAAACGCTGCAAAGAAAATCCATTCTATGGGTCCAAAATATGTAGTGATTAAAAAAGGAGAACATGGAGCTTTATTGTTTAATGATGGTAAAATGTTTTTTGCACCAGCTTTGCCTTTAGCAGAAGTTTTTGATCCAACAGGAGCAGGAGATACTTTTGCAGGTGGTTTTTGTGGTTATTTAGCAAAAACAGAAAATATTTCTTTCGAGAACATGAAAAATGCAATTATTTACGGTTCTAATTTAGCTTCCTTTTGTGTGGAGAAATTTGGTACTGAAAGAATGCAAGAATTAAAAAAAGATGAAGTTGATAAACGCTTACAATCGTTTAAAGAACTAACTCAATTTGATATAGATATCTCATAAATAAAAATCCGCGTTTAAAAACGCGGATTTTTTTATTAAAAAATTATAATAAAAGTATACTTAAAATGAGCGACGCAATTAAACACGAATGTGGAATAGCATTAGTTAGATTAAAAAAGCCATTACAGTTTTATAAAGATAAATACGGTTCTGCTTTTTATGGCATTAATAAAATGTATTTATTGATGGAAAAGCAACACAATCGTGGGCAAGATGGAGCAGGTTTTGCAAGCGTAAAATTTAATGTTGCACCAGGAACTAGATATATTAGTCGAGTTCGATCAAATCAATCGCAACCAATTCAAGATATTTTTGCACAAATTAACGGACGTTTAAATGGTGTTTTAGAACAAAATCCAACTAAAAAAGACGATGTAAATTGGCAAGAAGAAAATATGCCTTATGTTGGTAATTTATTTTTAGGACATGTACGTTATGGAACTTTTGGTAAAAATTCGATAGAAAGTGTGCATCCTTTTCTACGTCAAAGTAATTGGAAACACCAAAATTTAATTGTTGCTGGGAATTTCAACATGACGAATTCTAACCAAATGTTAGAAGAGTTAATTGAGTTAGGGCAACATCCAAAAGAAGCTACAGATACTGTAACTGTCATGGAAAAAATTGGGCACTTCTTAGAAGATGAAGTTGCTAAATTATATCAAAAAGCAAAGAAAAAAGGCTTTAGTAAAAAAGATGCGTCACCATATATAGAAGAAAATTTAAGCTTGAAAAAAGTTTTAAAAAGATCTTCTAAAAATTGGGATGGAGGTTATGCAATGGCTGGTTTAGTTGGGCATGGAGATGCTTTTGTGTTAAGAGATCCAAATGGAATTAGACCAACTTATTTTTATGAAGATGATGAAGTTGTAGTGGTTGCCTCAGAAAGACCAGTAATACAAACCGTTTTTAATGTTAAGATTGATAAAGTTCAGGAATTAGAAAGAGGACATGCTTTAATCATTAAAAAAAGTGGAAATGTTTCTATTAAAAAAGTAATTGAACCAAGAGAAAATAAAGCCTGTTCTTTTGAACGTATTTATTTTTCTAGAGGAAGTGATGCAAGTATTTACGAAGAACGAAAAAATTTAGGAAAATACGTATTCCCAAAGATTTTAAAATCGATTGATTCTGATATTTCAAACACTGTTTTTTCTTTTATTCCTAACACAGCAGAAACCTCTTTTTACGGAATGACAGAAGCTGCTGAAGATTTGTTAAATCAACAAAAAACTGCAAAAATTTTAGCTGGAGGAACAAAATTGTCAGCAAAAAAAGTTACAGAAATTTTATCTGAAAGACCACGTTTTGAAAAAATTGCTATTAAAGATGCAAAATTAAGAACGTTTATTGCAGATGATAGTTCAAGAGACGATTTGGTAGAACACGTTTATGATATTACCTATGGAGTTGTAAAACCTACAGATAATTTGGTAATTATTGATGATAGTATTGTTCGTGGAACAACACTTAAAAAGAGTATCATCAAAATATTAGATCGATTAAGTCCGAAGAAAATTGTGGTAGTTTCTTCTGCACCACAAATTCGCTATCCAGATTGTTATGGAATTGATATGGCTAGGATTGAAGCTTTTATAGCGTTTAAAGCAGCCTTAGAATTATTAAAAGACCATGATAAATACCATATTGTAGAGGACGTTTACAAGAAGTGTATTGCTCAAAAATCAAAAAAAGATGAAGAAATTATAAATCACGTTAAAGAAATTTATAGTCCTTTTAAACCTGAAGAAATTTCTGCTAAAATTGCAGAAATGCTAAAGACTGAAGATATAAAAGCAGATGTTGAGGTTATTTATCAATCTATTGAAGGATTGCACAAAGCATGTCCAGACAATTTAGGCGATTGGTATTTTACAGGAAATTACCCAACTCCAGGAGGAATGAGGGTTGTTAATCAGGCTTTTATCAACTTTTATGAAGGAAATGACGAAAGAGCTTATTAAAACGGAATCACGAAACATGATTTAAAAAAGAGACAAGACAAAAGATTTATTGTCTTTAATTTTATTACGTTATTTAAAATAGAAAAGCATCCAATTTAATTGGATGCTTTTCTGTTTTATAAATTTATTAAATCACTATATTATTTATAAGAGTGAAATAACAAAAGTAACTGCGCTACTTATTTTGCAGCTGCGTATCTTTTTTCAACTTCGTTCCAGTTGATTACTTTAAAGAAAGCATCAATATAATCTGGTCTTCTATTTTGGTAATTTAAGTAATATGCGTGTTCCCAAACATCTAAACCTAAAATTGGAGTTCCTCCACAAGTTACACCTGGCATTAATGGATTATCTTGGTTTGGAGTAGAACAAACTTCTACTTTCCCTCCTGGATGCACACATAACCAAGCCCAACCTGAACCAAATTGTGTTGCAGCAGCTTTAGAAAAAGCTTCAACAAAAGCTTCTTTAGAACCAAATTCAGCTATTATAGCATCTTTTAACTCTCCAGATAAATTTCCTCTTCCTTCAGGGTTTAAAACCGTCCAAAATAAAGAATGGTTGTAAAAACCACCTCCATTATTTCTAACAGCACCATTACTCATATCTAAATTTGCAAGAATATCTTCAATAGATTTTCCTTCTAAATCTGTACCTTCAATAGCTGCATTTAATTTTGTTGTATATCCATTATGATGTTTTGTATGGTGTATTTCCATAGTTTTTGCATCAATATTTGGTTCTAATGCATCGTAAGCATATCCTAATTCTGGTAATTCAAAAGCCATAATTTTATTTTTTTATTGATTAAATTAATTTTTGTTTTACAAATTTAAGTATTTAAGCATGTTAAAACAAGTCTTTAGGAATATGTTAACTTATAATGAAATAGAAAGGATTTATTCCCCAAATGTTTTCATAAATTCTGCTACTTTTTTTACCATATTTTTACTTCCGCAAATAAAAGGCACACGTTCATGAAGCTCTGTTGGCTCAATTTCCATAATTCTTTTAGTGCCATCAGTAGCTAAACCACCTGCTTGTTCTGCAAGAAAAGCCATTGGGCTACATTCATATAGTAAACGTAATTTTCCTTTCGGATTTTTAGATCCTTTTGGATACATATAAATCCCACCTTTAATCATATTTCTATGAAAATCAGAAACTAAAGAACCAATATATCTGCTTGTGTAGGGTCTGTTACCTTCTTCTGCTTGGCAGTATTTTATGTACATTTTAATACCTGCAGGGAAATCTAAATAATTTCCTTCATTCACAGAATAGATATTTCCATCTTCAGGGAATTTCATATTTGGGTGTGATAAATACCAACTTCCTAAAGCAGGATTTAACGTAAATCCATTTACGCCATTTCCTGTAGTGTATACCAACATTGTAGAAGTTCCATACACAATATAACCTGCAGCAACTTGTTGATCTCCTGATTGTAAAAAATCTTTCATTTCTACAGGTGTTCCAACTTCAGTAACTCTTCTAAAAACAGAAAAAATTGTTCCTACAGAAACATTTACATCAATATTAGACGAACCATCTAAAGGATCAATTAAAACTACATATTTGTTTTGATGATTGTTATCTTGACTGTTAATAATGATAAAATCGTCTTCTTCTTCACTGGCAATTCCACAAACAATATTTCTGTTTCTTATGGTTTCAATAAACACATCATTTGCATACACATCAAGCTTTTGTTGGTCTTCACCTTGAATATTTGTATCTCCTGCAGCTCCAGTAATATCAACCAAACCAGCTTTATTTACTTCGTGATTTACAACCTTACCAGCTAATCTTATTGAGTTTAATAATCGAGATAATTCTCCAGAAGAATATTTAAAATCATTTTGATTTTCGATGATAAATTCCCCTAAAGTTTGATTCTTTTTTGCCATATTATTTGTGTATTCAAGTTTCTGCTACAAATATGCTAAATATTTTGATATTATTCCCTCCTTTGCTATCCTTTATTCAGGTCTAAAATGATAAAAATTTCAACAAAATAAAATTATCTGTCAAAAAATACTATTAATTTTTACCGATTTTAAAATGAACTATCTTTGACTAAAATTAAAAAAGATGAGTTTTACAATCAGAAAAGGAGTTGAAAACGACATGCAATCTGTACATAACTTAATTACAGAGCTAGCTGTTTTTGAAAAAGAACCAGAAGCTGTAGAAATTACCGTAAATAATTTAATAGAAGATGGTTTTTCTGAAAATCCAAAATTCAACATTTTTGTAGCAGAAGAAGAAAATAAAATTATAGGAATTGCACTTTTTTATGAGCGTTATTCAACTTGGAAAGGTAAAACGATTCATCTAGAAGATTTAATTGTTACAAAAAGCAGACAAAAAATTGGTGCAGGAAAAGCACTATATACAGCTGTCTTAAAATATGCTTTTGATAACGATTTTAACAGAGTTGCTTGGGAAGTTATCGATTGGAATAAAAATGCCATAGAATTCTATAAAAGCACAGGTGCAACGTATTTAAATGATTGGTCTGTGGTGCAAATGAATAAAGAAAACTTAGCAAAATTTATACAAGACTAACAAAGTCTGCTGCAAGGTTTTCCAAACCTTGTAGGTTTATCTTTTTTGAAGATATTTTATAGTAATTATTAATTAACTGATTAATTATACTTACAGGGTCTCTGAGACCTTGCAGGACAAAAGGAGAGAAATGAAGATTTTTAAATTTGGTGGAGCATCTGTAAAAGATGCAGAAAGTGTAAAAAATGTAGCTTCAATTATTAAAACTGAAGGAGCAAAAGATACTTTAGTCGTAATTTCTGCAATGGGAAAAATGACGAATGCTTTTGAAGAAGTGGTGAGTGCATACTATAATAAAGAAGCAGATTTACCCAATAAATTAAATTTTATTGAAGAGTATCATAAAAATATAATGAGCTCTCTTTTTGATAAAGAAGATGCTGTTTATAAAGATATTGATATTCTTTTTGGAGAATTAGGCTGGTTTTTATCAAGAAATACCTCACAAAGATTTAACTATGTTTATGATCAGATTATTTGTTTTGGAGAGCTTTTATCAACCAAAATTGTAAGTGCTTATTTAGCAAAAATTGGACAAGAAAATGTTTGGTTTGATGTTAGAAACTATATAAAAACCGATAGTAATTATAGAGATGCAAAAGTAGATTGGGAGCTTACAGAAGAATTAATTACTAAAAAGGTTGATGCATCAAAAGTAAATATTACCCAAGGTTTTATTGCTGCAAATGATACTGAAAACACCACAACTTTAGGAAGAGAAGGTTCAGATTATACTGCAGGAATTTTTGCCTATTGTTTAAATGCAGAAAGTGTTACGATTTGGAAAGATGTTCCTGGAGTTTTAAATGCAGATCCAAGAGTTTTTTCTGAAACTACTTTGTTAGAACAAATTTCTTATGAAGAAGCTATTGAAATGGCTTTTTATGGTGCTTCTGTAATTCACCCAAAAACGCTACAACCACTAGAAAGAAAAGATATTCCTTTGTTGGTTCGTTCTTTTATCAATCCAAAAGAAACTGGTACACAAGTTTCTAAAGGCACAAGATTGGTACCACATATTCCTACTTTTATTGTTAAAAAAGGTCAGATTTTAGTGTCAATTTCTGCTTTGGATTTCTCTTTTATGGTAGAAAATAACATCAGTTATATTTTTCAGAAACTGCATGATTATCAATTAAAAGTAAATTTAATTCAGAATTCTGCCATTAGTTTTTCGGTTTGTATTGATGATAAGTTTGGTAATTTTGAGGCTTTTTATAACGAATTAAAAAAACAATTTAAAATTGATGTTCAAACTGGTGTAGATTTATATACGGTTCGTCATTTTGATGAAAAAGCAATTGAATTGATTGAGAAAAAAGGAACATCACTTTTAACACAAGTTAATAAAGAGACTTCTCAAATTGTTGTTCATCCAAATTAAATAGAACTCAATTTCGTTTTTTTCACTACTTTTGCGAATCGTTCTAATTAGAATACATGGCATTAGTAACATCAAAAGAAATATCACAAGTAATTGGCTTAGAGAAGTTTGGTTTTTTAGGAACTTTTGTGGGTTGGTCTTTATTACGTGTATTACGTATTTCTACCATCAATAAAATCTACGAAAACAATAAACACAAAACTGATTTAGACTTTTTAAATGGTGTTTTAGATGATTGTAATATTAAATTCGAAATTCCAGAAGAAGATTTAAAAAGAATACCAAAAGAGGGTGCTTTTATAACGATTTCAAATCATCCTTTAGGAGGCATTGATGGTGTTTTACTTTTAAAATTATTGATAGAAAAAAGAGCCGATTATAAAATAATTGCCAATTTTTTATTGCACAGAATCGAGCCTTTAAAGCCCTTTGTAATGCCAGTAAATCCTTTTGAAACTAGAAAGGATGCCAAATCTAGTGTTGCAGGAATTAAAAGTGCTTTATTACATTTAAGAGAAGGAAAACCTTTGGGGATTTTTCCTGCTGGTGAAGTTTCTACCTATAAAGATGGCAAACTAAAAGTTGATAAACCTTGGGAAGAAAGTGCTGTTAGATTGATACAAAAAGCAAATGTTCCTGTAATTCCGATTTATTTTCACGCTAAAAATAGTCGTCTTTTTTACTTTTTATCAAAAATATCCGACACTTTAAGAACTGCAAAATTACCATCCGAAGTTATTTCTCAAGAAGGTAGAGTTATTAAAGTGAGAATTGGGAAACCTATTTCTATAGCAGATCAAAATGAGTATAAAGAACTTGCTGCTTTTTCTGAGTTTATTAGGAAAAAGACTTATATGTTGGCAAATCCTTTTGAGAAAAAGACTAAAATTTTATCGACAGAAAAAATAAAAATTAAAAAACCTGCTAAAAAAATTACGTCTCAAAGAAGCATTCATTTATTTGTAAAAGAAATAGAAATTTTAAGAGAGAAAGAAACAAGACTCTTAGAAAGTAAAAATTACGAAGTGTTTTTTGCAAGTGCAAAAGACATTCCTAATTTGTTGCATGAAATTGGTAGATTACGTGAAATTACGTTTAGAGAAGTTGGGGAAGGAACCAATAAAGAAATTGATTTAGATAAGTTCGATAAATATTACCATCATTTATTGCTGTGGGACAGAGAAGCAAATTGTTTGGCTGGTGCTTACAGAATGGGACTTGGAAAAGATATTTATAAAAAATACGGGATTAACGGTTTTTACATTCAAACTTTATTTAGGATTGAGCCAGAATTGTATCAAATGATGGAAAATACCATAGAAATGGGTAGAGCTTTCATTATTGGCGAATATCAACAAAAACCAATGCCTTTATTTTTATTGTGGAAAGGAATTGTACACGTTACTTTGCGTTATCCTGAATACAAATATTTAATGGGTGGCGTTTCTATTAGCAATCAGTTTTCAGACTTCTCAAAATCGTTAATGATTGAGTTTATGAAATCTCATTATTACGATCCTTATGTGGCACAATATATTTATCCGAAGAAAGAATACAAAGTAAAATTAAAAGATGGTGATAAAGATTTTGTGTTTGATGCTACAAAAGCAGACATGCAAAAATTCGATAAAATTATTGATGAAATAGAACCTGGAGCTTTAAGAATTCCT
It includes:
- a CDS encoding SufE family protein; this encodes MTIKEIQEEIIDEFSMFDDWMERYEYIIELGKSLPIINDEYKLDENLIKGCQSKVWLFSELENDTVKYTADSDAILTKGIAALLLRVYSGQKPADILTAETKFIDEIGLKEHLSPTRANGLVSMVKQIKMYAIAQQTKLAK
- a CDS encoding PfkB family carbohydrate kinase, producing the protein MSKLLAVGTVAFDAIETPFGKTDKILGGSGSYIGLSASQFGVETGVVSVVGGDFPASYLEMLNNKGVNTDGVEVVKEGKTFFWSGKYHNDMNSRDTLITELNVLETFTPVVPENFKDAGIVMLGNLHPLTQASVLDQMTERPKLVVLDTMNFWMDIALDDLHTVLKRVDVITINDEEARQLSGEYSLVNAAKKIHSMGPKYVVIKKGEHGALLFNDGKMFFAPALPLAEVFDPTGAGDTFAGGFCGYLAKTENISFENMKNAIIYGSNLASFCVEKFGTERMQELKKDEVDKRLQSFKELTQFDIDIS
- the fbp gene encoding class 1 fructose-bisphosphatase yields the protein MAKKNQTLGEFIIENQNDFKYSSGELSRLLNSIRLAGKVVNHEVNKAGLVDITGAAGDTNIQGEDQQKLDVYANDVFIETIRNRNIVCGIASEEEDDFIIINSQDNNHQNKYVVLIDPLDGSSNIDVNVSVGTIFSVFRRVTEVGTPVEMKDFLQSGDQQVAAGYIVYGTSTMLVYTTGNGVNGFTLNPALGSWYLSHPNMKFPEDGNIYSVNEGNYLDFPAGIKMYIKYCQAEEGNRPYTSRYIGSLVSDFHRNMIKGGIYMYPKGSKNPKGKLRLLYECSPMAFLAEQAGGLATDGTKRIMEIEPTELHERVPFICGSKNMVKKVAEFMKTFGE
- a CDS encoding aspartate kinase yields the protein MKIFKFGGASVKDAESVKNVASIIKTEGAKDTLVVISAMGKMTNAFEEVVSAYYNKEADLPNKLNFIEEYHKNIMSSLFDKEDAVYKDIDILFGELGWFLSRNTSQRFNYVYDQIICFGELLSTKIVSAYLAKIGQENVWFDVRNYIKTDSNYRDAKVDWELTEELITKKVDASKVNITQGFIAANDTENTTTLGREGSDYTAGIFAYCLNAESVTIWKDVPGVLNADPRVFSETTLLEQISYEEAIEMAFYGASVIHPKTLQPLERKDIPLLVRSFINPKETGTQVSKGTRLVPHIPTFIVKKGQILVSISALDFSFMVENNISYIFQKLHDYQLKVNLIQNSAISFSVCIDDKFGNFEAFYNELKKQFKIDVQTGVDLYTVRHFDEKAIELIEKKGTSLLTQVNKETSQIVVHPN
- a CDS encoding superoxide dismutase, which gives rise to MAFELPELGYAYDALEPNIDAKTMEIHHTKHHNGYTTKLNAAIEGTDLEGKSIEDILANLDMSNGAVRNNGGGFYNHSLFWTVLNPEGRGNLSGELKDAIIAEFGSKEAFVEAFSKAAATQFGSGWAWLCVHPGGKVEVCSTPNQDNPLMPGVTCGGTPILGLDVWEHAYYLNYQNRRPDYIDAFFKVINWNEVEKRYAAAK
- a CDS encoding DUF2480 family protein, whose translation is MNQEEEIINRVSNSVLKTFDLEEIYPEGERILFDIKDWLFQELILKERDFRVLVKNHDWSKYRKCFVAITCSADAIIPSWAFMLIAAELTPFANKVVIGDLELLETVIYQELLSFVDFKEFADKPVIIKGCADKPIPNSAYAFLIAKLQPTAKSIMFGEACSTVPLYKSKK
- a CDS encoding amidophosphoribosyltransferase, whose translation is MSDAIKHECGIALVRLKKPLQFYKDKYGSAFYGINKMYLLMEKQHNRGQDGAGFASVKFNVAPGTRYISRVRSNQSQPIQDIFAQINGRLNGVLEQNPTKKDDVNWQEENMPYVGNLFLGHVRYGTFGKNSIESVHPFLRQSNWKHQNLIVAGNFNMTNSNQMLEELIELGQHPKEATDTVTVMEKIGHFLEDEVAKLYQKAKKKGFSKKDASPYIEENLSLKKVLKRSSKNWDGGYAMAGLVGHGDAFVLRDPNGIRPTYFYEDDEVVVVASERPVIQTVFNVKIDKVQELERGHALIIKKSGNVSIKKVIEPRENKACSFERIYFSRGSDASIYEERKNLGKYVFPKILKSIDSDISNTVFSFIPNTAETSFYGMTEAAEDLLNQQKTAKILAGGTKLSAKKVTEILSERPRFEKIAIKDAKLRTFIADDSSRDDLVEHVYDITYGVVKPTDNLVIIDDSIVRGTTLKKSIIKILDRLSPKKIVVVSSAPQIRYPDCYGIDMARIEAFIAFKAALELLKDHDKYHIVEDVYKKCIAQKSKKDEEIINHVKEIYSPFKPEEISAKIAEMLKTEDIKADVEVIYQSIEGLHKACPDNLGDWYFTGNYPTPGGMRVVNQAFINFYEGNDERAY
- a CDS encoding GNAT family N-acetyltransferase, whose translation is MSFTIRKGVENDMQSVHNLITELAVFEKEPEAVEITVNNLIEDGFSENPKFNIFVAEEENKIIGIALFYERYSTWKGKTIHLEDLIVTKSRQKIGAGKALYTAVLKYAFDNDFNRVAWEVIDWNKNAIEFYKSTGATYLNDWSVVQMNKENLAKFIQD
- a CDS encoding DUF59 domain-containing protein, which encodes MTDKELEEIGDKIIRVLKTIYDPEIPVDIYELGLIYDVFVSDENNAKILMTLTSPNCPVAESLPVDIEEKVKSLKEINSCEVEITFDPTWTSEMMSEEAKLELGML
- a CDS encoding GNAT family N-acyltransferase; this encodes MALVTSKEISQVIGLEKFGFLGTFVGWSLLRVLRISTINKIYENNKHKTDLDFLNGVLDDCNIKFEIPEEDLKRIPKEGAFITISNHPLGGIDGVLLLKLLIEKRADYKIIANFLLHRIEPLKPFVMPVNPFETRKDAKSSVAGIKSALLHLREGKPLGIFPAGEVSTYKDGKLKVDKPWEESAVRLIQKANVPVIPIYFHAKNSRLFYFLSKISDTLRTAKLPSEVISQEGRVIKVRIGKPISIADQNEYKELAAFSEFIRKKTYMLANPFEKKTKILSTEKIKIKKPAKKITSQRSIHLFVKEIEILREKETRLLESKNYEVFFASAKDIPNLLHEIGRLREITFREVGEGTNKEIDLDKFDKYYHHLLLWDREANCLAGAYRMGLGKDIYKKYGINGFYIQTLFRIEPELYQMMENTIEMGRAFIIGEYQQKPMPLFLLWKGIVHVTLRYPEYKYLMGGVSISNQFSDFSKSLMIEFMKSHYYDPYVAQYIYPKKEYKVKLKDGDKDFVFDATKADMQKFDKIIDEIEPGALRIPVLIKKYVKQNARLVAFNVDPKFNNAIDGLMYIKVSDIPDSTVKPVMEEFQAELERKAAEVQNK
- a CDS encoding DUF3078 domain-containing protein, with translation MSTFAQKKKKEAPVPKWKIDGKFAFIFNQSSFSNWASGGENTIAGNFNVNYDFNYKKNNINWDGRIISSFGLSHIAEKGNRKTDDRFEFNSLLGFKTSPSWFLSILTNFRTQFTEGFNYKTDPKVLVSDFLSPAYLTFGPGLLYKNTDDLTANIAPSTARYTFVDDFFSGKFGVEEDKNTAFSLGFNLSGYYKFSLMENIEMENILNLYTDYLANVGNVDVDYQTNIRFKVNKSIKMLMTFHTIMDDNASSKVQFRQLFGLGLNYKFHEKVTY